The sequence below is a genomic window from Pseudomonas cremoricolorata.
GCTCGGCGCGGGAAACTGCCATGCGCGTCGCGGCCGGTGCCATCGCCAAGAAGTTTCTCGCCACCCAGGGCATCCGCGTGCGCGGCTACATGAGCCAGCTGGGCCCGATCGAAATTCCCTTCCAGAGCTGGGACAGCGTCGAGCAGAACGCCTTCTTCAGCCCCGACCCGAGCAAGGTGCCCGAGCTCGAGGCGTACATGGACCAACTGCGCCGCGACCAGGACTCGGTGGGGGCGAAGATCACCGTGGTCGCCGAAGGCGTGATGCCTGGCCTGGGCGAGCCGATTTTCGACCGCCTCGACGCCGAGCTGGCCCATGCGCTGATGAGCATCAATGCGGTCAAGGGCGTTGAGATCGGCGCAGGCTTTGCCAGTGTCGCCCAGCGCGGCACCGAGCACCGCGATGAACTGACCGCTGAAGGTTTTCTCAGCAACAACGCCGGCGGCATCCTTGGCGGCATCTCGTCCGGCCAACCGATCGTCGCCCACTTGGCGCTCAAGCCGACTTCGAGCATCACCGTGCCAGGGCGCTCGATCGACGTGCATGGCAATGAGGTCGAGGTCATCACCAAGGGCCGTCACGACCCCTGTGTGGGCATCCGTGCCACGCCCATCGCCGAAGCGATGATGGCCATCGTGCTGATGGACCACCTGCTGCGTCACCGCGGGCAGAACGCGGATGTGCGGGTCGAGACGCCGGTATTGGGTCAGCGCTGAGCGGTGAGCGAACGCTACGCTGCCGGGGCTGGCTGTCGATAACGGCGGTCTGCGTCGGCTCGGCGGTGTACGGCTGACCGGGTTGCCCCGGTTGGCCGCCACGACCTGATCGGATCGAATTGCCCATGCCCATTCCCTACTGGCGCCTGTCCAGCTTCTACCTCTGCTATTTCGCCTTGCTCGGCGCCACCGCGCCTTTTCTGTCGCTGTATTTCCATCACCTGGGGTTTTCTCCGGCACGCATCGGCGAGCTAGTGGCCATTCCCATGCTGATGCGCTGCGTGGCGCCCAACCTGTGGGGCTGGCTGGGGGACCGCAGCGGTCGACGTCTGTTGATCGTGCGCCTGGGGGCGCTGTGTACGCTGGCGAGCTTCGCGCTGATCTTCGTCGAGCACAGCTACGCCTGGCTGGCGCTGGTGATGGCGCTGCATGCGTTCTTCTGGCACGCGGTGCTGCCGCAGTTCGAGGTCATCACCCTGGCGCACCTGCACGGGCAGACCTCGCGCTACAGTCAGGTGCGCCTGTGGGGCTCGATCGGCTTCATCCTCGCCGTGGTCGGCCTGGGTCGGCTGTTCGAGTGGTTGAGCCTGGATGTGTATCCGCTGGCGGTGCTGGCGATCATGGCGGCCATCGTCGTTGCCAGTCTCTGGGTACCTTCGGCGCAACCGCTGGAGCACAGCGAGCGCCCGGCGGCGCACGGGTTCCTGCGCCAACTGCGTGCGCCGGGCGTGCTGGCCTTCTACGCCTGCGTGGCGCTGATGCAACTGAGCCACGGCCCGTACTACACCTTCCTCACCTTGCACCTTGAGCAACTGGGCTACAGCCGCAGCGCCATCGGCTTGCTATGGGCGCTTGGCGTGGTGGCCGAAGTGCTGATGTTCTTGCTGATGAGCCGGATCTTCGCCCGCTGTTCGGTGCAGGCGGTGCTGCTGGTGAGCTTTCTGCTCGCCAGCGCACGCTGGCTGTTGCTCGGCACAATGGCCGACATTCCCGCGCTGCTGGTGCTGGCCCAACTGCTGCACGCCGCCACGTTCGGCTGCTTCCATGCGGCCAGCATTGCTTTCGTCCAGGCCAGTTTCGGCGCGCGCCAGCAGGGTCAGGGCCAGGCGCTGTACGCCGCACTGTCGGGCACCGGCGGTGCCCTGGGGGCCCTGTATGCAGGCTATAGCTGGAACCTGTTGGCGCCGTCTTTCACCTTCGCCGTGGCCAGCGTCGCCGCTCTGGCCGCCGCCATCATCACCGCGCTCGGCTTGAGCGCACGCAGGAGTCAAACGCGATGAGCATCCTCAGCGTCTTCCACAACACTGACCCGCACCAACCCTACAAGGTGCTGACCCATGCCGACGACATCCGCACCACGCTGGCCGAGCATGGCCTGAACTACAGCCCCGCCGGGATTGCCTCGCCACCGCGGCTAGGCACCGGTCGTGAAGCGGCCCTGCAGGCGCTGGGCGAGCAGGTTGGGCAATGGCTGGATGCGCAGCGCTGCCAGACCTTCACCGTGATCGACGTCGATGGCGATACCGAAGCGAACCTGTGGCTGGCCGATGAGCACCGCTACGCCTGCGATGAAGTATTCGTCGTGGTCAGCGGCCGAGCACAGTTGAACGTGCGCTGCGGCGACTGGGTCTGCGCGCTGCTGGGCGAGAAAGGCGATGTACTGCGGGTGCCGCAAGGGGCAGGGCGCTGGCTGAGTCTGGGTGATCGGCCATTCTGCCTGGCGCTGCGATTGCTGGAAAAAGAGGGCGTGTTGCCAGTATTCGAAGAGACTTCGACGGCCAAGGAGTTTCCAGGAATGGATGAACTCTAGGCCATTCGTGGGGCCATAAGCATGGCCCCTATTGATGCAGTGCTGTGAGTCGCGATCAGCGGTAGGTCGGCAGTGCGAAGCGCTGCTGGCTTTGCAGCATCGAGATGACTGGCAGTTCGCTGGCTTGTTCGGCCAGGTCGCGACGGATGGCGCTGATCGCCCAGGACAGCTGCTCAGCACTGTGCAGTTGGCTGTAGGACAGCACACGGCGGCTGACTTTACCGTCGGTCGCGCGCAGGGTCAGCAGCACACCACCATCAGGACGGGGCTGGGTGTTGACCTGATACGCCGGGAAAACCGAAGTGAATTTCTGTTGGATAAGGTCCATGTCAACTCCTGAACGGGAAGGGTCGAAGATTCTATGTTCAGTAGTTGCAGTGACTGTGCCAGTATTTTGATTTCGATAAAATCCTTTTAAATCAGTAACTTATACTGTTTTTATCGAAGTGCTTCCATGCAGTCTGCAAGGTCGTGCATTTTGCACAGTGCATTTTGCAATGCCAGGCTTTCCCGCGCTCAGCGCCAGCGCGGGTAACCCTGCAGATAGATAGCCTGCCTCTGTCGCGACGATAGATTCGGAACCTTTGCCCGCGCCGTGCAGCCTCACACATCATTGGGCCCACAATCTGCCAGGAGGTTCACCATGCAAGACGCTGCCCCCGCTGCCATGACCGATGAAGAAACCGCTGCCTTCGCCGCACAAGTGTTCGACTGTGCCCGGGCAGGTGACGCCCAGATGCTCGATCGTCTGGTCTCCAGCGGTCTGCCGGTCGATCTGCGCAATGGCAAGGGCGACACGCTGCTGATGCTGGCGAGCTATCACGGGCATGTCGAGGCGGTGAAGGTGCTGCTGCGCCATGGTGCAGATCCACTGATCGCCAACGACAACAATCAGCTGCCCATCGCCGGTGCAGCGTTCAAAGGCGATCTGCCGATGATTCGTCTGCTGGTCGAGAACGGTGTACCGGTCGATGCCGCCGCGCAGGATGGCCGTACCGCGCTGATGCTGGCGGCCATGTTCAACCGCGGCGAAATTCTCGAGTACCTGCTGGCCCAAGGTGCCGACCCCACGCATCGCGATGCTCGCGGCGCCACGGCACTGGTGGCGGCACAGACCATGGGTGCGGTGGAAGCGGTCGAGCGTCTGCAAGCGCTGGCTGGCTGACCGCCTGGGGGGTATCCTTGGCACCTTTTACCAAGGTGCCAGGCCCCTGCCATGAAAGATTCACTGCGCGAACTTATCAGCCTCATCGGTGCAGGCTGCATGCCTGAGGCCGACATCGAGCGTATCGCCGAGGAAGCGGCCCAGGCCTATGCCGACCCGGCCGCGTTCCTCGCTGCCAACCCCGATATCAACTACGACGACAGCTTCCCCATCCCTTTGGGCGAGTGGGTCGTGGTCGGCAGCCTGCCCGATACCGTGCTGTTCCAGGCCGAAAGCTACCCGCAGTTGTTCGAAGCCATCTGCGCGTCGTTCGATCCCAGCATCGGTTTCAACCTCAAGCCCAAGCAATTGCAGCGTACCGAAGCGCTGACGGCACTGAACCGTATCCAGGTGCAGATGGCTGCCTTGAACAAGGAAGCCGGTGGCTACGTGCTGGTTAACTTCAGCCAACTGCTGGACGACCCGTTGCAGATGGTCATCGTCGGGCAAAACGACCTGCCGCGGGTGCTGGAACTGGCTGCGCACGTCGGCATCGCTGCCGAGCCTGCGCTGGAGGCATTGAAAGCGGCGCAGTGAGGGCCCTGAACGACTGAGCCTGAGTCGGGAAGGGCCGCGCCTTTCTCACTTGGCCAGGTACTTCATGCCGTCTTCCAGGCCTTGCAAGGTCATCGGGAACATCCGCTCGCCGATCAGTTCGCGTACCAGCTGAGTCGAGGCGGTGTAGTCCCAGGCGCGCAGCGGATACGGATTGATCCAGATGACCTTGCTGAATTTATCCAGCACTCGCTGCATCCACACATAACCGGCCTCTTCGTTCCAGTGCTCGACGCTGCCGCCTGGCTGAGTGATTTCGTAAGGCGCCATGGCCGCATCACCGACGAAGATGACGCTGTAGTCGTCACCGTACTTGTGCAGCAGGTCGAAGGTCGCCATGCGCTCGCTGTTGCGACGCAGGTTGTTCTTCCACACCGTTTCATAGATGAAGTTGTGGAAGTAGTAATACTCAAGGTGCTTGAACTCGCTGCGACACGCCGAGAACAGTTCTTCGCACACCTTCACGTGGGCGTCCATCGAGCCGCCGATGTCGAACAGCAACAGCAGCTTGACCGCGTTGCGCCGCTCGGGACGCATCTGGATGTTGAGCAGGCCGGCATCGCGGGCCGTCTGGTCGATGGTGCCGGCGATATCGAACTCGTCCGCCGCGCCCTGGCGGGCGAACTTCCTCAGGCGGCGCAGGGCCAGCTTGATGTTGCGCGTGCCCAGCTCGACTTGGTCATCGAGGTTGCGGTATTCGCGCTGTTCCCACACTTTCACCGCCTTGCCCTGACGTTCGCCGGCATCGCCGATGCGAATGCCTTCAGGGTTGTAGCCGCCCGACCCGAACGGGCTGGTGCCGCCGATGCCGATCCACTTGTTGCCGCCGGCATGGCGTTCCTTCTGCTCGGCCAGGCGCTGCTTGAACGCTTCTATGAGTTTGTCCAGGCCACCGAGCGACTGAATCTGTGCGCGCTCTTCAGCGCTCAGCGAGCGCTCGAACGCCTTGCGCAGCCACTCTTCGGGGATCGATGCTTCCAGGTGCTGGTCGAGGTCATGCAGGCCGTCGAAGTAAGCGGCAAAGGCGCGGTCGAACTTGTCGAAGTGCCGCTCGTCCTTGACCAGGATGGCGCGGGCGAGGAAATAGAACTGCTGCATGTCGGCGAACACCACGTGCTGCTCCAGCGCTGCATGCAGGTCGAGCAGCTCGCGCAGTGACACCGGCACCTTGGCCGCGCGCAGTTCGGTGAACAGGTTCAGGAGCATGGCCAGGCTCCTCAGCGGTTGCCGCGACGGCTCATGAAGGCCAGGCGCTCGAGCAACTGCACGTCCTGCTCGTTCTTCACCAGAGCACCTGCCAGCGGTGGAATCGCCTTGGTCGGGTCGCGCTCACGCAGCACCGCTTCGCTGATGTCGTCGGCCATCAGCAGCTTGAGCCAGTCGACCAGCTCGGAGGTGGACGGCTTCTTCTTCAGCCCCGGTACCTTGCGCACATCGAAGAACACGTCCAGCGCCTCGCTGACCAGGGACTGGCTGATGTTGGGGTAATGCACATCGACGATGCGCTGCAAGGTGCTGCGGTCGGGGAAGGCGATGTAGTGGAAGAAGCAGCGACGCAGGAAGGCGTCGGGCAGTTCTTTTTCATTGTTGGAGGTAATGATGATGATCGGCCGATGTCGGGCCTTGATGGTTTCGTCGGTCTCGTAGACGTAGAACTCCATCTTGTCGAGTTCTTGCAGCAGGTCGTTGGGAAATTCGATGTCGGCCTTGTCGATCTCGTCGATCAGCAGCACCACCCGCTCATCGGCCTCGAAGGCTTCCCACAGCTTGCCCTTGTTCAGGTAGTTGCGCACATCGTGCACTTTGTCGACGCCCAGCTGCGAATCGCGCAGGCGGCTGACCGCGTCGTACTCGTAGAGCCCTTGCTGGGCCTTGGTGGTGGACTTGATGTGCCAGGTGATCAGCCGCGCGCCGAACGATTGCGCCAGCTGTTCGGCCAGCAGCGTCTTGCCGGTGCCGGGCTCACCTTTGACCAACAGCGGCCGCTGCAGGGTGATTGCGGCGTTGACCGCAAGCTTGAGGTCATCGGTGGCGACATAGTCGCGGGTGCCTTCGAATTTCATTCAGCGGTCCTCGCAAGCTTCAAATAAGGTGCCCGCGACTATAACCGCCGTTGCCGGGCCTGCAAACGCGCGTCATTCGGCATCCGGCTTGGGTTGCTCGTAGCGGGCGTTGAACGCCTGGATGAACCCATTGCGCAGAATCTGCAGGAACGCTTCGAACGCGCTGATGTCCTGCTGATGCACGCTGCCGCGCAATTCCACGCGGGTAGCGAACTGGTTCTTGGGCTGATTCTTCAGCACGGTCTGCCCGGCGCCGATCAGGGCTTCCCAGACCGAGCGGAAAAAGCCTTTGTTCGGGTTCTCGACGTCCTGTTGCCAGTCGAACACTTCGACGTCGCGCAGCAGCGGCTTGATATAGCCATTCAGTCGTCCGTTTTCGGCTTGCGCCTCAATCACCACGTCCCCGCTGCCGGCGTTGAAATCGAACTTGCCATAAGCGCTGGCGAAATCGTTGAGCTGGCGCAGGGTGATGTCGCTGGCGCGCAGGCGGAACTGGAAGTCATCGAAGTCGCTGAATGGGTCGAAGGTGGCGCTGCTTTCCACCTTGGCGTCGCCAAACAGGCGCGCTTTGGCTTCGAAGCTGGCGTCGCGGCGGCCTTCCTGATCGCGCACGTTGGTCAGGTTGTGGATGCTGGCTTCCAGCTGGGTGGCCTGTAGTTGTACCGGTGGCTTGGACTGGAAATTGCGAAAGCGCACACTGCCGTCGTGGATACGCACTTCGTTGAGGGTGATGGGCAGCAGTTTGCCCAGTTGCTGGCGCCAGTCGGTGCCGCGACCCGACTGCGAGTTCTGCTTGCTGCCACCGTCGACGAAGTTGATCACCGGCCGCTCGAAGGTCACCTGGGCGACCACCGCCTGGTCGTACCACAGCGAGTGCCAGCTCACTGACAGGTCGATCAGCGGCGCTTCCAGCAGCGGCACCGGCACCTTGCCGCTGGTTTTGACGATCTTCAGGCCGTTGATGGTGTAGGCGCCGCGCCACCAGGCCAGGTCGACATCGGTGATCTCGCCACGGTACTCGCCCATGTCGGCCAGTTTGCCGTTGAGGTAGTCGCGTACCAGCCAGGGCAGGGCCAGATGCAGGGCCACCAGCAGCGCGACCAGGCCGGCGATACTGAGCAGCGGCCAGCGATAACGGGCTTTCATCAGGGGCTCTCCCAAGTGCGGTAGCTGGTTGACCGTGCTGCCGCGCGGCGAGTTCGAACGGGCTTTACGGGTTCCCGGGGCAGGCTTACCCTTGAACGCCTAACCCGCCTGCTCAAGGACCCTGCAATGAGCCGCATCTTCGCAGACAACGCCCACTCCATTGGCAACACGCCGCTGGTCCAGATCAACCGTATCGCGCCGCGCGGGGTGACCATCCTGGCCAAGATCGAGGGGCGCAACCCGGGGTATTCGGTCAAGTGCCGGATCGGCGCCAACATGGTCTGGGACGCCGAAGCCAGCGGCAAGCTGCGCCCCGGTATGACCCTGGTCGAGCCGACCTCGGGCAACACCGGCATCGGCCTGGCGTTCGTCGCTGCGGCGCGCGGCTACAAACTGCTGCTGACCATGCCGGCGTCGATGAGCCTGGAGCGGCGCAAGGTGCTCAAGGCATTGGGCGCCGAACTGGTGCTGACCGAGCCGGCCAAGGGCATGAAGGGCGCCATCGAAAAGGCTGGCGAGATCGTCGCCTCCGACCCTGATGCCTACTTCATGCCCGGCCAGTTCGAGAACCCGGCCAACCCGGCGATCCATGAAAAGACCACCGGCCCGGAAATCTGGAATGACACCGACGGTGCGGTGGACGTGCTGGTAGCAGGCGTCGGTACTGGCGGCACCATCACCGGCGTGTCGCGCTACATCAAGACCACCCAGGGCAAGCCGATTCTGTCGGTGGCGGTCGAGCCTGCCAGCTCGCCGTTGATCACCCAGACCCTGGCCGGCCAGGAACTGCAGCCCAGCCCGCACAAGATCCAGGGTATCGGCGCCGGCTTCATTCCGAAGAACCTCGACCTCTCGCTGGTCGATCTGGTGGAAACGGTCACCGATGACGAGTCCAAGGCCATGGCCCTGCGCCTGATGCAGGAAGAGGGCATCCTCTGCGGCATCTCCTGCGGCGCGGCCATGGCCGCCGCGGTGCGCCTGGCCGAGAAACCGGAGATGCAGGGCAAGACCATCGTCGTCATCCTGCCCGACTCGGGTGAGCGCTACCTGTCGAGCATGCTCTTCAGTGACCTGTTCAGCGAGCAGGAAAACCAGCAGTGATGACCTTCGACTGATCCGCCGCAACGTCTCTGCGCCGGTTTCACGGCACACTCCCGAACCACCGCCCGCCCCAGGGTTGTTTTTCCCCAGGGGCGGATGGGTTTATGATGTCGCGCGATCTGCCTGCGATCGCCGGTTTTTCTCTCCAAGGAGTGCTGCATGACGTTTTCCTTCATCGCCAAGGCGGGTGTGCTGCTGGTGTTCTCCGCCAGCGTGCTGTTCGTGCACCTGCGCGGCAAGGCGCGCCTGCCGGTGCTGCGCCAGTTCGTCAACCACTCGGCGCTGTTCGCCCCGTACAACGCGCTGATGTACCTGTTCTCGGGCGTGCCATCCAAGCCTTACCTCGACCGTCAGTGCTTCCCCGAACTGGACGTGCTCAAGGACAACTGGCAGGAAATCCGCGTCGAGGCCATGCGCCTGTTCGATGAGGGCTATATTCGCGCCGCCGAGAAAGACAACGATGCCGGTTTTGGTTCGTTCTTCAAGAAGGGCTGGAAGCGTTTCTACCTCAAGTGGTACGACAAACCGCTGCCCTCGGCCGAGGCGTTGTGCCCGCGCACCGTCGAGCTGGTCAGCAGCATTCCCAACGTCAAGGGCGCGATGTTCGCCCTGCTGCCCGGCGGTAGCCACCTCAATCCGCACCGCGATCCGTTCGCCGGTTCGTTGCGCTATCACCTGGGGCTGTCTACGCCCAACTCCGACGACTGCCGCATCTACGTCGACGGCCAGGTCTATGCCTGGCGCGATGGCGAAGACGTGATGTTCGACGAAACCTACGTGCACTGGGTGAAAAACGAAACCGAGCAGACCCGGGTGATTCTGTTCTGCGACGTCGAGCGTCCGCTGACCAGCCCGCTGATGACCCGCATCAATCGCAAGGTCAGTGCCTTCCTCGGCCGCGCCACCGCGCCGCAGAACACCGATGAAGAGCGCGTTGGCGGGATCAACCAGGCCTACGCCTGGAGCAAGCGCTTCAGCAACAAGCTCAGCACCCACGTCAAACGCTTCAAGCGCGCCAACCCCAAGGCCTACCGCGTGCTGCGCCCGGTGCTGGCAGTGCTGGTGGCGTACCTGCTGTATCGCTGGCTGTTCTGAGTTCTTGCCGCTAGCGTTACCGCTGTCGGCCTGAGCATCGCCTCGGCTACAGCGGTAACCCCGCCGAAAATGCGTGCCGCAGCACCCCTTCCTCGAAATCCACCACCCCCGCCTGGCGTTGCACCAGCAGGAAGTACAGCAGCGCATCGATGCCGACCTGCGCCGGCACGTGCACGGCGATCATCCGTGTCGAGCGCTCCAGTTCGCAGGGGCAGGCGAACTGTTGCAGCGCAGCGAGCACCTCGTTCAGCTCATCTGCAGCCTTGACGATCACTCGCAGCACCGAGGCGCCGCTGCTGTGTTGCACGCGTTCCAGCCAGGCCATTTCGCCGTCGATGCGCACCTCGACGATATCGCCCGGCGCCACGTCGTAGGCATGGAAGGGCAGGCTGTCGATGCGATAGCCACCCTCGACCGGTTGCGCCCACAAACCCTCGACCGAAGCGGTGGGGTAACCGTTGTGGTCGTGTGCCAGGCGTACCAGGATCTTGCGCGCGCCGCAGGTGCCAGCGTCGTCGGTGTTCATGCCGGCTTGCCGGGCCGAACGACACTTGGCCGTAGCACCAGCCACAAGGCCACGGCGATCAGCGCGCCGCCATAGGCGTGGGCCAGTGACAGCGGCTCATCCAGCAGCCAGGCGCCCCACAGCACGCCGAATACCGGAATCATGAAGGTCACGGTACTGGCCTTGACCGGACCGATATCGCCCAGCAGGCGGAAATACAGCACATAGGCCAAAGCCGTGCAGACCAACCCCAGGCCCAGCAGCGACAGCCACACCTGCCAGCCGCCCCAGCTGGCGGGCGGCTGGGTGGCAGCGCTCCAGACGAACGCCGGCGCCAGCAGCAGGGTGGCGCCGAGCATGCTGCCCAAGGCCGACAGCCGGCTGTCCAGGCCGCTGACCCAACGCCGCGCCAGATAACCGGCAAAGCCATAGCAGGTCGTGGCCGCCAGGCACGCCAGGGCGCCTTGCAGCAGCGCTGCATCCAGCGCCACGGGCCCTGCGCCGCTGAGAATGCCCACCCCCAGCAGACCGAGGAAGATCCCCGCCAGCTTGGCCGCGGTGAGTGCTTCCTGGAAAAACAGCGCGCCAATCAGCACGCCCATCAGGGGCGTGGTGGCGTTGAAGATCGCCGAATAGCCAGCCGGCAGCACTTGCGCGGCCACCGAATACAGCGTGGCCGGAATGCCGGAGTTGATCATCCCCAGCAGCAGGCAAGCGCCGAGCTTGCCGTGGAAGCGCCAACCTGCGCCTGAGACAGCAACGATGGCCAGCAGGCCAAGGCAGGCGATGGCGACGCGAAAGAACGCCGTGGGCACGGTGCCCAGTTGCGGGGCGATGATGCGCATGAACAGAAAGCTCGCGCCCCAGACGGCGGCGAGCAGCAACAGGCGAACGAGTGCGGTAGCGGGCACGGACGGCTCCGGAGGCAGGGCGGGGCGAGAGTCTACTGGATCGCTGTGACAGCGTCGCGGGGCAAAGCCAAGCGGCGCCTGGGCGCCGCTCGGCAAGGGGGTTACTGCGCGTTGAAGGCCTGGCCGTTTACACCCTTGCTGTCCGGGCCCATCAGGTACAGATAGACCGGCAGGATGTCTTCGGGCAGTGGGTTGTTCTGCGGATTCTCACCCGGATAAGCCTGGGCGCGCATGCCGGTGCGGGTGGCGCCAGGGTTGATGCTGTTGGCGCGCACCGTGGCCACACCTTCGAGCTCGTCGGCCAGGGTCTGCATCAAGCCTTCGGTGGCGAACTTCGACACGCCATAGGCACCCCAGTAGGCGCGTCCGACGCGGCCGACGCTGCTGGAGGTGAACGCTACCGAAGCGTCCTCGGACAGCTTGAGCAGCGGCAGCAGCGTGCTGGTGAGCATGAAGGTGGCGTTGACGTTGATGTGCATGACACGCATGAAGTTATCGCCCGACAGCTGCTCCAGCGGGGTGCGCGGGCCGATGATCGAGGCGTTGTTGAGCAAGCCATCGAGGCGGCCGAACTGGTTTTCGATCAGCACCGCCAGTTCGTCGTACTGATGTGCCAGGGCGGTTTCCAGGTTGAACGGGATCACCACGGGTTCAGGGTGACCGGCGGCCTGGATCTGATCGTAGACCTCGTTGAGGTTGGCTTCGGTCTTGCCTAGCAGCAGCACCGTGGCGCCCAGCGCGGCGTAGGCCTTGGCCGCTGCGGCGCCGATACCGCGGCCGGCACCGGTGACCAGAATCACCCGGTCTTTGAGCAGTTCGGGGCGGGCGGTGTAGTCAAACATGGAATGAGTCCTTCAGATCGGAGGGCGGGAGGGTGCCTTCAGCACCCGCACAGCGCGCTGTCGAGCACCTTGCGCAGTTCCAGAGGGTGATCCACTACCACGTCGGCGCCCCAGTTGTTGGGGTTGTCCTCGGGGTGGATGTAGCCATAACGCACGGCTGCGGTGCGGGTGCCGGCGTCACGTCCCGATTCGATGTCGCGCAGGTCGTCACCGACGAACAGCACGCTGGCCGGGTCGAGCTTGAGCGTAGCGCAGGCCAGGGTCAGCGGCTCGGGGTCGGGCTTGCTGCGTTTGACGTGGTCGGGGCAGATCAACAGCGCGGAGCGCTCGGCCAGCCCCAGGCGCTGCATGATCGGCTCGGCGAAGCGCAGTGGCTTGTTGGTCACCACGCCCCACAGCAGGTTACCTTTCTCGATGTCGGCGAGCAGTTCGGCCATGCCCGGGAACAGCGCACTGTGCACGGCGCAGTCCTGTTGGTAACGCTCGAGGAACTCCAGGCGCAGCGCCTCGAAGCCTTCATCGTCTGGGCTGATGGCGAAAGTCGCCGCGACCATCGCCCGCGCGCCGCCGGAGATCACGTCGCGGATGGTCTTGTCGGCAATCGCCGGCAGGCCGCGATCGGCAAGCATCGCCTGGCTGATGGCGATGAAGTCCGGCGCGGTGTCCAGCAAGGTGCCGTCCATGTCGAACAGTACAGCTCTCAGGCGCATGCTCATTCCTCGCGCAGGGTCTGGATCATGTAGTTGACGTCGACATCGCTGCTGAGCTTGTAGTGCTTGGTCAGCGGGTTGTAGGTCAGGCCGATGATGTCCTTGACCTCGAGGCCGGCGTTGCGGCTCCAGGCGCCCAGTTCGGACGGGCGGATGAATTTCTTGAAGTCGTGGGTGCCGCGCGGCAGCATCTTGAGGATGTACTCGGCGCCCACAATGGCCAGCAGGTAAGCCTTCGGATTACGGTTGATGGTCGAGAAGAACACCTGGCCGCCGGGCTTGACCAGGCGCTTGCAGGCTTCGATCACCGAGGAAGGATCGGGTACGTGCTCAAGCATTTCCAGGCAGGTGACCACATCGAACTGACCGGCCGCTTCGTCGGCCAGGGCCTCGGCGGTGATCTGCCGGTACTCCACCTCGACCCCCGATTCCAGCTGGTGCAGGCGCGCTACCGACAGCGGTGCTTCGCCCATGTCGATGCCAGTGACGCTGGCCCCGCGCAAGGCCATGGCTTCACTGAGAATGCCGCCACCACAGCCCACGTCGAGGACTTTCTTGCCAGCCAGGCCGACGCGCTCGTCGATCCAGTTGACCCGCAGGGGATTGATATCGTGCAGCGGCTTGAACTCGCTCTCGCGGTCCCACCAGCGGTGGGCCAGGGCCTCGAACTTGGCAATTTCGGCGCGGTCGACGTTGCTCATAGAACCATTCCTCGGAAGAACTTCATTAAAAGGTGTCAGCGCTGCCAGCCTCGGCTGGCACGCGGTCATTGATCGCCGGCACGGATGCGTTCGCCCCAGGCCCGCGCGGTGGCGGCCAGGGCCTGGGCGTCCATGCGCGTCAGGCGGCGTTCGTCGAGCAGGTGCTGACCTTCGACCCACACATGGCGGACGCACTCGCGGCCGGTGGCGTAAATCAGTTGCGAAACAGGGTCGTGCACGGGTTGCTGGGCCAGTCCGGACAGGTCGAACACTACAAGATCGGCGGCCTTGCCCACTTCCAGCGAGCCGGTACAGGTTTCGATGCCCAGCGCGCGTGCTCCGTTCAACGTGGCCATG
It includes:
- the aroC gene encoding chorismate synthase, with product MSGNTYGKLFTVTTAGESHGPALVAIVDGCPPGLEISLADLQLDLDRRKPGTSRHTTQRQEADEVEILSGVFEGRTTGCSIGLLIRNTDQKSKDYSAIKDLFRPAHADYTYHHKYGERDYRGGGRSSARETAMRVAAGAIAKKFLATQGIRVRGYMSQLGPIEIPFQSWDSVEQNAFFSPDPSKVPELEAYMDQLRRDQDSVGAKITVVAEGVMPGLGEPIFDRLDAELAHALMSINAVKGVEIGAGFASVAQRGTEHRDELTAEGFLSNNAGGILGGISSGQPIVAHLALKPTSSITVPGRSIDVHGNEVEVITKGRHDPCVGIRATPIAEAMMAIVLMDHLLRHRGQNADVRVETPVLGQR
- a CDS encoding MFS transporter, which translates into the protein MPIPYWRLSSFYLCYFALLGATAPFLSLYFHHLGFSPARIGELVAIPMLMRCVAPNLWGWLGDRSGRRLLIVRLGALCTLASFALIFVEHSYAWLALVMALHAFFWHAVLPQFEVITLAHLHGQTSRYSQVRLWGSIGFILAVVGLGRLFEWLSLDVYPLAVLAIMAAIVVASLWVPSAQPLEHSERPAAHGFLRQLRAPGVLAFYACVALMQLSHGPYYTFLTLHLEQLGYSRSAIGLLWALGVVAEVLMFLLMSRIFARCSVQAVLLVSFLLASARWLLLGTMADIPALLVLAQLLHAATFGCFHAASIAFVQASFGARQQGQGQALYAALSGTGGALGALYAGYSWNLLAPSFTFAVASVAALAAAIITALGLSARRSQTR
- a CDS encoding DUF3509 domain-containing protein, with protein sequence MDLIQQKFTSVFPAYQVNTQPRPDGGVLLTLRATDGKVSRRVLSYSQLHSAEQLSWAISAIRRDLAEQASELPVISMLQSQQRFALPTYR
- a CDS encoding ankyrin repeat domain-containing protein codes for the protein MQDAAPAAMTDEETAAFAAQVFDCARAGDAQMLDRLVSSGLPVDLRNGKGDTLLMLASYHGHVEAVKVLLRHGADPLIANDNNQLPIAGAAFKGDLPMIRLLVENGVPVDAAAQDGRTALMLAAMFNRGEILEYLLAQGADPTHRDARGATALVAAQTMGAVEAVERLQALAG
- a CDS encoding vWA domain-containing protein translates to MLLNLFTELRAAKVPVSLRELLDLHAALEQHVVFADMQQFYFLARAILVKDERHFDKFDRAFAAYFDGLHDLDQHLEASIPEEWLRKAFERSLSAEERAQIQSLGGLDKLIEAFKQRLAEQKERHAGGNKWIGIGGTSPFGSGGYNPEGIRIGDAGERQGKAVKVWEQREYRNLDDQVELGTRNIKLALRRLRKFARQGAADEFDIAGTIDQTARDAGLLNIQMRPERRNAVKLLLLFDIGGSMDAHVKVCEELFSACRSEFKHLEYYYFHNFIYETVWKNNLRRNSERMATFDLLHKYGDDYSVIFVGDAAMAPYEITQPGGSVEHWNEEAGYVWMQRVLDKFSKVIWINPYPLRAWDYTASTQLVRELIGERMFPMTLQGLEDGMKYLAK
- a CDS encoding AAA family ATPase; the protein is MKFEGTRDYVATDDLKLAVNAAITLQRPLLVKGEPGTGKTLLAEQLAQSFGARLITWHIKSTTKAQQGLYEYDAVSRLRDSQLGVDKVHDVRNYLNKGKLWEAFEADERVVLLIDEIDKADIEFPNDLLQELDKMEFYVYETDETIKARHRPIIIITSNNEKELPDAFLRRCFFHYIAFPDRSTLQRIVDVHYPNISQSLVSEALDVFFDVRKVPGLKKKPSTSELVDWLKLLMADDISEAVLRERDPTKAIPPLAGALVKNEQDVQLLERLAFMSRRGNR
- a CDS encoding DUF748 domain-containing protein, encoding MKARYRWPLLSIAGLVALLVALHLALPWLVRDYLNGKLADMGEYRGEITDVDLAWWRGAYTINGLKIVKTSGKVPVPLLEAPLIDLSVSWHSLWYDQAVVAQVTFERPVINFVDGGSKQNSQSGRGTDWRQQLGKLLPITLNEVRIHDGSVRFRNFQSKPPVQLQATQLEASIHNLTNVRDQEGRRDASFEAKARLFGDAKVESSATFDPFSDFDDFQFRLRASDITLRQLNDFASAYGKFDFNAGSGDVVIEAQAENGRLNGYIKPLLRDVEVFDWQQDVENPNKGFFRSVWEALIGAGQTVLKNQPKNQFATRVELRGSVHQQDISAFEAFLQILRNGFIQAFNARYEQPKPDAE